A single region of the Gammaproteobacteria bacterium genome encodes:
- the clpS gene encoding ATP-dependent Clp protease adapter ClpS, whose translation MSKTQQQHDDGLAIQEARPKLKRPPLYKVLLLNDDYTPMEFVVQVLERFFSMNREKATQIMLHVHTRGVGVCGVFSRDVAETKVAQVNDFSRENKHPLKCTMEEA comes from the coding sequence ATGAGTAAAACACAGCAACAACATGATGACGGTTTAGCGATACAGGAAGCGCGGCCCAAGCTCAAGCGTCCTCCGCTATACAAGGTATTGTTGTTAAACGACGATTACACGCCAATGGAGTTCGTCGTCCAGGTACTGGAGAGGTTTTTCTCGATGAATCGAGAAAAGGCTACGCAGATTATGCTGCACGTGCACACCCGAGGGGTGGGCGTCTGTGGAGTATTCTCGCGGGATGTTGCTGAGACCAAAGTGGCTCAAGTCAATGATTTTTCCCGTGAGAACAAGCATCCGCTGAAGTGCACCATGGAAGAAGCGTAG
- the clpA gene encoding ATP-dependent Clp protease ATP-binding subunit ClpA produces the protein MLNKELEFTLNQAFREASGKHHEFMTVEHLLLALLDNPAAAAVLRACGADLSKLKVDLVSFLDETTPVITDRDSRETQPTLGFQRVLQRAVFHVQSAGKDEVSGANVLVAIFGEPDSQAVYFMSTQNITRLDIVNYISHGISKVSGDEENEGFSHSEDEEAGTGEAPAKSPLESFATNLNERARQGKIDPLIGRDHEIERTVQVLCRRRKNNPLFVGEAGVGKTAMAEGLAKRIIEGDVPEVLQNATVYSLDMGALLAGTKYRGDFEKRLKAVLGQLKKDPSAILFIDEIHTIIGAGAASGGVMDASNLIKPALASGEMKCMGSTTYQEYRGIFEKDRALARRFQKIDVTEPSVDEATEILMGLKSRFESHHAVRYTRQAIRAAVELADRYITDRHLPDKAIDVIDEAGARQHILPVSKRKKTIGVHEVEEIIAKMARIPSKTVHNSDRERLRTLERDLKLVVYGQDEAIDTLATAIKLSRSGLGQEDKPIGSFLFAGPTGVGKTEVTRQLAKVMGIELIRFDMSEYMERHTVSRLIGAPPGYVGFDQGGLLTEAVTKTPHAVLLLDEIEKAHPDVFNLLLQVMDHGTLTDNNGRQADFRNIIIVMTTNAGASETSRRSIGFSSQDHSTDGMEAIKRLFSPEFRNRLDGVIQFKALDSRTIASVVDKFIIELESQLGVKNVTIDIEPAARAWLGEHGFDPAMGARPMARVIKEHIKRPLAEELLFGRLAEGGQVRIGVKDGELSFEIEDDEK, from the coding sequence ATGTTGAACAAGGAACTAGAATTTACCCTGAATCAGGCTTTCCGCGAGGCCAGCGGCAAGCACCATGAATTCATGACCGTTGAGCATCTGCTGCTGGCACTGCTCGATAATCCCGCTGCGGCAGCTGTACTCCGTGCCTGCGGCGCGGATTTATCCAAACTGAAAGTCGATCTGGTCAGCTTCCTGGATGAAACCACCCCGGTGATCACGGATCGCGATAGCCGCGAGACCCAGCCGACCCTGGGTTTTCAGCGTGTGCTGCAACGGGCCGTGTTCCATGTCCAAAGCGCAGGTAAAGATGAAGTCTCCGGCGCTAACGTGCTGGTCGCGATTTTCGGCGAACCGGATTCGCAAGCCGTTTATTTCATGAGCACCCAGAATATTACGCGCCTGGATATCGTGAACTATATCTCGCACGGTATTTCCAAAGTTTCGGGCGATGAAGAAAACGAAGGTTTCTCACATTCGGAAGATGAAGAGGCCGGCACGGGTGAAGCGCCTGCCAAATCACCGCTGGAAAGTTTTGCTACTAATCTCAATGAACGCGCCCGTCAGGGCAAGATCGATCCGCTGATTGGTCGCGACCATGAGATCGAGCGTACTGTACAAGTCTTGTGCCGTCGCCGTAAGAATAATCCCCTGTTTGTCGGCGAGGCCGGTGTCGGCAAAACAGCAATGGCCGAAGGCTTGGCGAAGCGGATTATTGAAGGTGATGTGCCGGAGGTATTGCAGAATGCCACGGTCTATTCACTCGACATGGGCGCTTTGCTGGCAGGGACCAAGTATCGTGGCGATTTTGAAAAACGGCTCAAGGCAGTATTGGGGCAGTTGAAAAAAGATCCGAGTGCGATTCTGTTCATTGACGAAATTCACACCATCATTGGCGCCGGTGCGGCGTCAGGCGGGGTGATGGATGCTTCCAACCTGATCAAGCCAGCCCTGGCGTCGGGTGAAATGAAGTGCATGGGCTCGACCACCTACCAGGAATATCGCGGCATCTTTGAGAAAGACCGTGCCTTGGCGCGTCGTTTCCAAAAGATTGACGTGACTGAGCCGAGCGTGGACGAAGCTACGGAAATTCTCATGGGCCTCAAATCGCGCTTTGAAAGCCATCATGCTGTGCGCTATACGCGGCAAGCGATTCGTGCTGCCGTTGAATTGGCGGATCGTTATATTACAGATCGCCATTTGCCGGACAAGGCGATTGACGTGATCGACGAGGCGGGTGCCAGACAGCACATATTACCTGTGTCCAAACGCAAGAAGACGATTGGCGTCCACGAAGTCGAAGAAATCATCGCCAAGATGGCGCGGATTCCTTCCAAGACCGTGCACAACTCGGATCGCGAACGCCTGCGCACGCTGGAGCGTGATCTGAAGTTGGTGGTGTATGGTCAGGATGAAGCGATTGATACTCTGGCGACGGCGATTAAGTTATCGCGTTCCGGTTTGGGTCAGGAAGACAAACCTATCGGTTCTTTCCTGTTTGCCGGCCCCACTGGCGTTGGTAAGACTGAAGTCACTCGCCAGTTGGCGAAGGTGATGGGCATCGAACTGATTCGTTTTGATATGTCTGAATACATGGAACGTCATACGGTATCGCGTTTGATCGGGGCGCCGCCGGGCTATGTCGGATTTGATCAAGGCGGTTTGTTGACTGAAGCCGTGACCAAAACGCCGCATGCGGTATTGCTGCTCGATGAAATCGAGAAGGCGCACCCGGATGTCTTTAACTTGCTGCTGCAAGTAATGGATCACGGCACCTTGACGGATAACAATGGCCGTCAGGCAGACTTCCGCAATATCATCATTGTAATGACGACCAATGCCGGCGCTTCCGAAACCAGTCGTCGTTCCATTGGTTTTTCGAGCCAGGATCACAGCACGGATGGCATGGAAGCAATCAAACGCCTGTTCTCACCGGAGTTCCGTAATCGTTTGGATGGCGTGATTCAGTTCAAAGCACTGGATAGCCGTACCATTGCCAGCGTGGTGGATAAATTCATCATCGAACTTGAATCTCAGCTGGGCGTCAAGAACGTCACGATTGATATCGAGCCAGCGGCGCGCGCCTGGCTGGGCGAACATGGCTTCGATCCTGCGATGGGGGCTCGTCCTATGGCGCGTGTGATCAAGGAGCACATCAAACGGCCATTGGCTGAGGAGCTGCTCTTCGGCCGACTGGCTGAAGGCGGCCAAGTGCGTATCGGCGTCAAGGATGGTGAGCTGAGCTTTGAGATAGAGGACGACGAGAAATAA
- the trxB gene encoding thioredoxin-disulfide reductase: MSKTKHSRLLILGSGPAGYTAAVYAARANLNPVLVTGMQQGGQLTTTTEVDNWPGDADGVQGPELMARMQKHAERFKTEIIFDHINSVDLKQRPFTLKGDNGSYTCDALIIATGASAKYLGLPSEEAFMGRGVSGCATCDGFFYRNQRVAVIGGGNTAVEEAIYLSNIASHVTLVHRRDKLKAEKIMIDHLMDKVKSGKVSIEWNTGLDEVLGDNSGVTGMRLKDVNTGATKNIGVMGVFIAIGHKPNTDMFEGQLEMSGGYIKVKTGSNGNATATSVPGIFAAGDCADHIYRQAVTSAGTGCMAALDAERYLDNQT, translated from the coding sequence ATGAGCAAAACTAAACATAGCCGCCTGTTGATTCTAGGGTCCGGACCTGCCGGCTATACCGCCGCCGTCTATGCGGCCCGCGCCAACCTCAATCCGGTCCTCGTCACCGGCATGCAGCAGGGCGGCCAGCTCACCACCACCACCGAGGTCGACAACTGGCCCGGCGATGCCGACGGTGTTCAAGGCCCGGAACTGATGGCCCGGATGCAAAAGCACGCCGAGCGCTTCAAGACCGAGATCATTTTCGACCATATCAACAGTGTTGATTTGAAACAACGTCCATTCACCCTCAAGGGCGATAATGGCAGCTACACCTGCGATGCCCTGATCATCGCCACCGGCGCCTCCGCCAAATACCTCGGCCTGCCCTCTGAAGAAGCCTTTATGGGACGTGGTGTTTCCGGCTGCGCCACCTGCGACGGCTTTTTCTACCGCAATCAACGCGTCGCCGTGATTGGCGGCGGCAATACTGCTGTCGAAGAAGCCATCTATCTCAGCAACATCGCGTCTCATGTCACCCTGGTTCATCGCCGCGACAAACTCAAGGCTGAAAAGATAATGATCGATCACCTGATGGATAAAGTGAAGTCAGGCAAGGTCAGTATTGAATGGAACACCGGCCTCGATGAAGTGCTGGGCGATAACAGCGGCGTCACCGGCATGCGTCTTAAGGATGTGAACACCGGCGCCACCAAAAATATCGGGGTCATGGGTGTTTTCATCGCCATCGGCCACAAGCCCAATACCGACATGTTCGAGGGCCAGCTGGAAATGAGCGGTGGCTATATCAAAGTTAAAACTGGCAGTAATGGCAATGCCACGGCTACCAGTGTCCCCGGCATCTTTGCGGCCGGCGACTGTGCGGACCATATCTACCGGCAGGCCGTCACATCGGCGGGCACGGGGTGTATGGCAGCGCTCGATGCGGAGCGCTATTTGGACAACCAAACATAG
- a CDS encoding leucyl/phenylalanyl-tRNA--protein transferase, with amino-acid sequence MTAPYWLNPRDASYEFPPVELALSEPNGLLAIGGDLKPERIIKAYQHGIFPWFSEDQPILWWSPNPRAVLFPEQLRVARSLRKTIKKEIYSITLDQAFNDVIHACAAPRNANNGTWITPQMINAYCELHRRGLAHSVEAWQNGKLAGGLYGIALGKVFFGESMFNRATDASKVAFVYLVTQLQRWGFHVIDCQVTTSHLISLGATEIDRQRFVELLAYATTLPAISGHWRFDPDHRPLSGTLRHE; translated from the coding sequence ATGACCGCCCCCTACTGGCTCAATCCACGTGATGCGAGCTACGAATTCCCACCCGTGGAACTCGCGCTCAGCGAACCCAATGGCCTACTCGCCATCGGCGGCGATTTAAAACCTGAGCGCATCATCAAGGCCTATCAACACGGCATTTTCCCCTGGTTTTCAGAAGACCAACCCATTTTGTGGTGGTCTCCCAATCCACGCGCTGTTTTATTTCCAGAGCAACTGCGTGTTGCACGCAGCCTCCGCAAAACCATAAAAAAAGAAATCTACTCAATCACACTCGATCAGGCGTTCAACGATGTCATTCATGCCTGTGCTGCACCACGCAACGCAAACAACGGCACTTGGATTACCCCGCAAATGATTAATGCCTATTGCGAACTTCATCGCCGGGGACTGGCACATTCCGTTGAGGCTTGGCAGAATGGAAAGCTGGCCGGCGGACTCTATGGCATTGCCTTAGGAAAAGTATTCTTTGGCGAGTCGATGTTCAATCGGGCAACCGATGCTTCCAAGGTCGCCTTTGTCTATCTCGTCACACAATTACAACGCTGGGGCTTTCATGTGATCGACTGCCAAGTCACCACTTCACATCTCATCAGCCTCGGCGCAACAGAAATCGACCGTCAGCGTTTCGTGGAATTGCTCGCCTACGCCACCACACTGCCAGCAATCAGCGGCCATTGGAGATTTGACCCAGATCACCGTCCCCTCTCCGGCACATTGCGCCATGAATGA
- a CDS encoding replication-associated recombination protein A, with amino-acid sequence MKPQHSDSSATGWKPLADRMRPRTLDEYAGQQHLVGPGKPLRQAIESDRLHSMIFWGPPGTGKTTLARLIANRANAQFIAISAVLGSVKDIRAAVEQAQHVRETEGRATVLFVDEVHRFNKAQQDAFLPYVENGTFIFIGATTENPSFELNNALLSRARVYVLRALQPEDIRGIIDRALSGTEHGIGKPLKMAPELRDRLAQMADGDARRALNFLEIAADLAVPTEDGEEITEELLNEILSGGALRRFDKGGEAFYDQISALHKSVRGSSPDAALYWYVRMIDGGCDPLYIARRVVRMASEDIGNADPRALTLALEAWDVQERLGSPEGELAIAQAVVYMACAPKSNAVYVAFNTAMADVKQHGSYEVPIHLRNAPTKLMKELGYGRKYRYAHDEPEAYAAGENYFPEDMPPRQYYQPTPRGLEGKIAEKLAHLRKLDAKSRGAK; translated from the coding sequence ATGAAACCGCAACACAGTGATTCATCTGCCACAGGCTGGAAGCCATTGGCTGACCGGATGCGGCCGCGCACGTTGGATGAATACGCCGGGCAGCAGCATCTCGTAGGTCCTGGCAAGCCGCTACGGCAGGCGATCGAGAGCGACAGACTTCATTCCATGATTTTCTGGGGGCCACCTGGAACCGGCAAGACGACGCTTGCGCGTTTGATTGCCAATCGTGCCAACGCTCAATTTATCGCTATTTCTGCGGTGCTGGGCAGCGTCAAGGATATCCGCGCCGCTGTGGAGCAGGCGCAACACGTGCGAGAGACGGAGGGACGCGCAACGGTCTTGTTTGTCGATGAAGTGCATCGTTTCAATAAAGCACAGCAAGATGCCTTTTTGCCTTATGTCGAAAACGGCACCTTTATTTTTATCGGTGCGACCACGGAAAATCCGTCTTTTGAGCTGAATAATGCGTTACTTTCCCGAGCGCGGGTCTATGTGTTGCGCGCGCTGCAGCCCGAGGATATTCGAGGCATTATTGATCGTGCATTGTCAGGCACTGAGCATGGGATCGGAAAACCGCTGAAGATGGCACCTGAATTACGTGATCGTCTGGCTCAGATGGCAGATGGCGATGCGCGCCGCGCCTTGAATTTTCTGGAAATTGCCGCTGATCTCGCTGTGCCTACCGAAGATGGCGAAGAAATCACCGAAGAACTACTCAATGAAATCTTGAGTGGCGGTGCCTTGCGGCGTTTCGACAAGGGCGGCGAGGCGTTTTACGATCAAATCTCCGCGCTGCATAAGTCGGTGCGCGGTTCCAGTCCCGATGCGGCGTTGTATTGGTATGTGCGCATGATCGACGGTGGCTGTGATCCGCTGTATATCGCACGGCGCGTGGTGCGCATGGCGAGTGAGGATATTGGCAATGCCGATCCACGCGCACTCACGCTCGCGCTGGAGGCGTGGGATGTACAGGAACGTCTCGGTAGTCCGGAAGGTGAGTTGGCGATCGCTCAGGCGGTGGTCTACATGGCCTGTGCGCCGAAGAGTAATGCGGTGTACGTCGCCTTTAATACTGCCATGGCTGACGTGAAACAGCACGGTTCCTATGAAGTCCCTATCCATCTGCGCAATGCGCCGACCAAACTGATGAAGGAACTGGGTTACGGCCGCAAATATCGTTACGCCCATGACGAGCCCGAGGCCTATGCCGCAGGCGAAAACTATTTTCCTGAAGACATGCCGCCACGGCAGTATTATCAGCCGACGCCACGCGGGCTGGAGGGCAAGATCGCCGAGAAACTGGCCCATTTGCGGAAATTGGATGCTAAGTCCAGAGGTGCCAAGTGA
- a CDS encoding DNA translocase FtsK 4TM domain-containing protein — MAQASQKRNRSILGSGTLTRGLREGALFIFGAVAIYLAVSLLSYHTTDPGWSRSGTLGPVENAGGVVGAWFADVFLYLFGYFSYLFPLMVAYSGWLLFKGRKLEHAPNTPEFGLRSLGFALTVLAGCGLAALHFGSPTSLPLNAGGILGDVVGHALAGSFSFAGATLFMLALFLAGVTLATDLSWIWLADVMGRLALRFAQQVMQWYAQLQEYLAARKAAMPIVATSPNIMERAAPPPPKIVEPRPAPRIETAVAKIEVSPRAEKERQQPLFAADYSKQELPPISLLDEATPSGKAMPAEALEAISRLVESRLNDFGVEAKVVAVHPGPVITRFELQPGAGVKVSQISNLAKDLARALSAVSVRIVEVIPGKSVVGLEIPNEHREIVRLSELVRSKQYDDSPSPLTLVMGKDIGGHPIVADLGKMPHLLVAGTTGSGKSVAINAMILSMLYKATAEEVRLILIDPKMLELSIYDGIPHLLAPVVTDMKEAANALRWCVVEMDRRYRLMAALGVRNIAGYNRKVKDAIDAGEPIPDPTIKELAEGEVRPTLVPLPYIVVVIDELADMMMVVGKKVEELIARLAQKARASGIHLLLATQRPSVDVLTGLIKANIPTRVAFQVSAKVDSRTILDQMGAEALLGHGDMLYLPPGTGVPMRIHGAFVADHEVHKVVQMLKQKGAPDYQEDILSGVDASDSTDLSVIDGGNAADEDDPLYDQAVRVVTESRRASVSGVQRRLKVGYNRAARLVETMERAGIVGPLQSNGSREVLAPPPPRG; from the coding sequence TTGGCACAGGCTTCGCAAAAAAGGAATCGATCCATCTTAGGCTCAGGGACACTGACGCGAGGATTACGGGAAGGCGCGCTGTTCATTTTCGGGGCAGTGGCGATCTATCTTGCAGTCTCGCTGCTCAGTTATCACACGACTGATCCGGGCTGGTCACGCAGTGGTACGTTGGGGCCCGTCGAAAACGCCGGTGGCGTGGTGGGCGCGTGGTTTGCCGATGTCTTTCTTTATCTCTTTGGTTATTTTTCGTATCTCTTCCCGTTGATGGTGGCATATAGCGGCTGGTTGTTGTTTAAAGGCCGCAAACTCGAACATGCGCCGAATACGCCGGAATTTGGGTTGCGCAGTTTGGGTTTTGCGTTGACGGTGCTTGCCGGATGCGGATTGGCGGCGTTGCACTTTGGTTCACCCACCAGCTTGCCGCTGAATGCGGGCGGTATTTTGGGTGATGTCGTGGGCCATGCCTTGGCTGGCAGTTTTAGTTTTGCCGGGGCGACATTATTTATGTTGGCCCTGTTTCTGGCGGGTGTAACGCTGGCAACGGATTTATCCTGGATTTGGCTGGCGGACGTGATGGGGCGACTGGCGTTGCGTTTTGCGCAACAAGTAATGCAATGGTACGCCCAGTTGCAGGAATATCTGGCAGCGCGTAAGGCAGCGATGCCGATAGTTGCCACTTCGCCCAATATAATGGAGCGTGCAGCACCACCACCTCCGAAAATTGTCGAGCCACGCCCAGCGCCGCGTATTGAAACCGCAGTTGCCAAAATTGAAGTCAGTCCTCGCGCCGAGAAAGAAAGGCAGCAACCGTTGTTTGCCGCTGATTATTCGAAGCAGGAATTGCCGCCGATCTCGTTGCTGGATGAGGCAACGCCGAGCGGCAAAGCAATGCCGGCGGAGGCACTGGAAGCCATCTCGCGTCTAGTCGAGTCCCGTCTCAATGACTTCGGTGTTGAGGCTAAGGTGGTGGCAGTGCATCCTGGTCCCGTCATCACTCGTTTTGAATTGCAGCCGGGCGCGGGTGTCAAGGTCAGTCAGATCAGCAATCTGGCCAAGGATTTGGCGCGCGCGCTGTCGGCAGTGAGTGTACGTATCGTTGAAGTGATTCCGGGCAAATCCGTGGTCGGTCTGGAAATCCCGAATGAACATCGCGAGATCGTGCGTTTGAGTGAATTGGTGCGATCCAAACAATATGATGATTCGCCGTCGCCGCTGACCTTGGTGATGGGTAAAGATATTGGCGGTCATCCCATCGTCGCCGATCTGGGCAAGATGCCGCATTTGCTGGTGGCGGGTACTACGGGGTCCGGTAAATCGGTGGCGATCAATGCCATGATCCTGAGCATGCTCTACAAGGCGACAGCCGAAGAGGTGCGTTTGATCTTGATCGATCCCAAGATGTTGGAGCTGTCGATTTATGATGGTATTCCACATCTGTTAGCGCCTGTGGTCACTGACATGAAAGAGGCCGCCAATGCCTTGCGCTGGTGTGTGGTGGAAATGGATCGCCGTTATCGCTTGATGGCAGCGTTGGGCGTGCGCAATATCGCCGGTTATAACCGCAAGGTGAAGGATGCGATCGACGCCGGTGAGCCGATTCCTGATCCGACAATTAAAGAGCTGGCAGAAGGTGAAGTGCGGCCGACATTAGTGCCCTTGCCTTACATCGTGGTTGTGATCGATGAATTGGCCGACATGATGATGGTGGTGGGTAAGAAGGTTGAAGAATTGATTGCACGTCTGGCGCAAAAGGCGCGTGCGTCGGGTATACATCTGCTACTGGCGACGCAACGTCCTTCAGTGGATGTATTGACCGGGTTGATCAAGGCCAATATCCCGACGCGTGTCGCCTTCCAGGTGTCTGCCAAGGTGGATTCGCGCACCATCCTCGATCAAATGGGCGCCGAGGCACTGTTAGGTCATGGTGACATGCTGTACCTGCCACCAGGTACGGGTGTGCCGATGCGTATTCACGGTGCCTTTGTTGCCGATCACGAAGTGCATAAAGTGGTGCAGATGCTGAAGCAGAAGGGTGCGCCTGACTATCAGGAAGATATTCTGAGTGGCGTGGATGCTTCGGACTCTACTGATCTTTCGGTCATCGATGGTGGTAATGCGGCGGATGAAGATGATCCGCTTTACGATCAAGCCGTGCGAGTCGTCACCGAATCACGGCGGGCATCGGTATCGGGCGTGCAGCGGCGCTTGAAGGTCGGTTATAACCGCGCCGCGCGTTTAGTTGAAACCATGGAGCGAGCGGGTATCGTTGGGCCGCTGCAATCCAACGGTTCACGTGAAGTGTTGGCACCACCCCCACCTAGAGGTTGA
- the infA gene encoding translation initiation factor IF-1: MAKEEAIEMEGTVTDTLPNTMFRVQLDNGHTVTAHISGKMRKNYIRILTGDRVTVQLTPYDLTKGRIVFRAR, from the coding sequence ATGGCAAAAGAAGAAGCAATTGAAATGGAAGGCACGGTCACCGATACCCTGCCCAACACCATGTTCCGCGTGCAGTTGGATAATGGGCACACCGTTACCGCCCACATCTCCGGCAAAATGCGCAAGAACTATATCCGCATCCTGACGGGGGACCGTGTTACCGTGCAGCTGACCCCCTATGACCTAACCAAGGGCCGTATTGTCTTTCGCGCCCGCTGA
- a CDS encoding PilZ domain-containing protein, producing MTFERFYSDVSNRARDLVMIGRDDKRNFIRMNIDARIVFSRISSKSEHSAKAKDLSATGLRFITDAAVDIGEQLDVAIHPGTDLTPPLLATMTVVRVFRDADSNKYDVAGLITERQA from the coding sequence ATGACTTTCGAAAGGTTCTATTCCGATGTTTCAAACAGAGCAAGGGACTTAGTGATGATCGGTCGTGATGACAAACGTAACTTCATTCGAATGAACATCGATGCTCGCATCGTATTCAGTCGCATCAGCTCCAAGAGTGAACACAGTGCCAAAGCCAAAGACCTCAGCGCCACCGGTCTGCGATTCATCACCGATGCCGCCGTTGATATCGGCGAGCAACTGGACGTCGCAATCCACCCCGGCACCGACCTGACACCACCGCTGCTGGCCACCATGACCGTAGTACGCGTGTTTCGCGATGCTGACAGCAACAAATATGATGTCGCCGGATTGATTACCGAACGGCAAGCATAA
- a CDS encoding SprT-like domain-containing protein yields MSQNGGFVQVQERLVASTHHYIDRAGILFGQRFDFIPIHFDLRGAIAGRYQRRYFQASIHYNLLIATNDYDAFAAETVPHEVAHYIVDLLYPHRRLQPHGREWKQVMVAFGIEKAASRHQFDLSGILLRRQKRFRYSCRCIKQQHWLSTTRHKRVLDGARYICRNCHGILQWEGCFADGGEVAVSA; encoded by the coding sequence GTGAGTCAGAATGGAGGATTTGTGCAGGTGCAGGAACGGCTGGTGGCCAGTACCCACCACTATATCGACCGGGCGGGTATCCTGTTTGGACAGCGTTTTGACTTTATCCCGATTCATTTCGATCTTAGGGGGGCTATCGCCGGTCGTTATCAGCGACGTTATTTTCAGGCAAGTATTCATTACAATCTCTTGATCGCAACCAATGATTACGATGCATTTGCGGCGGAAACAGTGCCGCATGAGGTCGCGCATTATATTGTTGATCTGCTTTATCCGCATCGGCGCCTACAACCTCACGGTCGCGAATGGAAACAGGTGATGGTGGCCTTTGGCATTGAAAAGGCAGCGTCCAGGCATCAATTTGATTTATCCGGCATTTTACTGCGGCGGCAGAAACGGTTTCGCTATTCTTGTAGATGTATCAAGCAACAACACTGGTTATCGACGACGCGACATAAACGGGTGCTGGATGGCGCACGTTACATCTGCCGAAACTGTCATGGTATCTTGCAGTGGGAGGGATGTTTTGCTGATGGCGGTGAAGTGGCTGTGAGTGCATAA
- a CDS encoding arginyltransferase codes for MNDQSTDLFNTLRCYITVDFDCSYLPPRLARNLLVDPAVAMNTTLFDALLNHGFRRSGRHVYRPHCNGCQECVPARVASHRFLPNRSQLRCQRRNQDLTQHPAAAEFNPEHFALYRRYLALRHDDSSMNNPAEEDYLNFLTCPGVETVFHEFRLGKRLVAVAVTDYVPSGLSAIYSFYEPTLNQRSLGSYTILWQLQEALRRKLPYIYLGYWIKDCRKMAYKNQFQPLEIFRHGMWQETYHR; via the coding sequence ATGAATGACCAAAGCACCGATCTTTTCAACACACTGCGCTGTTACATTACCGTTGACTTCGACTGTAGCTATCTGCCGCCCAGACTCGCCCGCAACCTGCTGGTCGATCCGGCAGTGGCCATGAATACCACCCTGTTTGATGCCCTGCTCAATCATGGTTTTCGCCGCAGTGGCCGCCACGTCTACCGCCCACATTGCAACGGCTGCCAGGAATGCGTGCCCGCACGGGTAGCGAGTCACCGGTTTCTCCCCAATCGCAGCCAACTCCGCTGCCAGCGACGCAACCAGGATCTCACCCAACACCCAGCCGCCGCCGAATTCAATCCTGAACATTTCGCGCTTTATCGCCGTTACCTGGCACTGCGTCACGACGACAGCAGCATGAACAATCCCGCCGAGGAAGACTACCTCAACTTTCTGACCTGCCCCGGCGTTGAAACCGTATTTCACGAATTCCGACTCGGCAAACGACTCGTGGCCGTCGCCGTCACTGACTATGTCCCCAGCGGCCTGTCCGCCATCTATAGCTTCTATGAACCCACGCTCAATCAGCGTAGCCTCGGCTCCTACACCATCCTGTGGCAGCTACAGGAGGCGTTACGTCGAAAATTACCTTATATATATCTTGGATATTGGATCAAAGACTGCCGCAAAATGGCCTACAAAAATCAGTTTCAACCCTTGGAAATATTTCGACATGGAATGTGGCAGGAGACTTACCACCGCTAA
- the lolA gene encoding outer membrane lipoprotein chaperone LolA has translation MFEQGLFWLRQWCLAAVLAVVSCAVIAADAAEPVARFFSSFNGLKADIVQSVYDQRHQLQQELHGSVAIQRPGKFRWSYQTPYVQQIVADGRKLWFYDVDLEQVTVKPQDQTLGSTPASLLSSSSALSEQFTVEANGQREGLTWFKLTPKKQDANVERIALAFKGETFKRLEVIDSFGQLTVFSFENLQLNPKLDPQLFKFTAPKGVDVIDETATQ, from the coding sequence GTGTTTGAGCAAGGATTGTTCTGGTTGCGTCAGTGGTGTCTGGCGGCGGTATTGGCTGTAGTTTCTTGTGCGGTGATAGCCGCCGATGCAGCAGAGCCTGTGGCGCGCTTTTTTTCCTCATTTAACGGACTCAAGGCCGATATTGTGCAGTCGGTTTATGATCAGCGGCATCAGCTGCAACAGGAATTGCACGGTTCGGTGGCCATTCAGCGGCCGGGGAAGTTTCGTTGGAGTTATCAAACGCCGTATGTGCAGCAGATTGTTGCTGATGGCCGCAAGCTCTGGTTTTATGACGTAGACCTGGAACAGGTTACGGTGAAGCCTCAGGATCAAACCTTGGGTAGCACACCGGCATCACTCTTGTCGTCGAGCTCGGCATTGAGTGAACAGTTTACTGTCGAAGCTAACGGTCAGCGCGAGGGGTTGACTTGGTTTAAGCTGACGCCTAAAAAGCAGGATGCCAATGTCGAGCGCATCGCGTTGGCATTTAAGGGTGAGACCTTCAAGCGCCTTGAAGTGATCGATAGTTTTGGTCAGTTGACAGTATTTAGTTTTGAGAATCTACAACTCAATCCGAAGCTCGATCCTCAGCTCTTCAAATTCACGGCGCCCAAGGGCGTCGATGTGATTGATGAAACCGCAACACAGTGA